One genomic region from Bufo bufo chromosome 3, aBufBuf1.1, whole genome shotgun sequence encodes:
- the FAM168A gene encoding protein FAM168A isoform X1 — protein sequence MNPVYSPVQPGAPYGNPKNMTYAGYPAGYPTAAPTYNPNMYATSTQGYAPATLLMKQAWPQTPSSSCANEGTFHLPVDSGTENRTYQASSAAFRYTAGTPYKVPPAQSNSAPPPYSPSPNPYQTAMYPIRSAYPQQNLYAQGAYYTQPVYAAQPHVIHHTTVVQPNSIPSAIYPSQVAAPRSNGVTMGMVAGTTMAMSAGTLLTTPQHTAIGAHPVSVPTYRAQGTPAYSYVPPHW from the exons gTTACCCCGCTGGATACCCCACAGCTGCCCCTACCTATAATCCCAACATGTATGCCACCAGCACCCAAGGCTATGCCCCAG CGACCCTCCTGATGAAACAAGCGTGGCCGCAGACTCCTTCTTCGTCCTGTGCCAACGAGGGCACGTTCCATCTTCCTGTCGATTCTGGGACCGAGAACAGGACTTATCAAGCTTCTTCTGCCGCATTCA GGTACACCGCCGGAACCCCATACAAAGTGCCACCTGCCCAGAGTAATagtgccccaccaccatactctCCATCTCCAAACCCCTACCAGACAGCAATGTACCCCATCAGAAGTGCCTACCCTCAGCAGAATTTATATGCCCAG GGTGCGTACTACACCCAGCCTGTGTATGCGGCACAACCCCACGTCATCCACCACACCACTGTGGTCCAACCAAACAGCATTCCTTCTGCAATCTACCCCTCCCAGGTAGCTGCACCGCGAAGCAATGGAGTCACTATGGGAATGGTCGCTGGGACTACCATGGCCATGTCAGCAG GTACATTGCTGACCACACCTCAGCACACCGCCATAGGAGCACACCCCGTCTCTGTGCCAACCTACAGAGCCCAAGGGACCCCAGCTTACAGCTACGTACCCCCCCACTGGTAA